The Nostoc sp. 'Peltigera membranacea cyanobiont' N6 genome contains the following window.
CAACCCCAGTAATTCTTGCTACTAGATCGTTGAGACTTTCCAAATGTTGTACATTCATTGTGGAGTAGACATCAATACCTGCTGCCAAAACTACTTCTACATCTTCGTAGCGTTTTTCGCGTGGGGAACCAGGGACATTGGTATGGGCAAGTTCATCGATTAAAACTAATTGTGGCGATCGCTGTAAAATAGCGTCTGTATCCATATCCGTTAGCGTCAACTCACCGCGAGGATATTGCTTACGCGGCAAAATCTCCAGTCCCTCTGCTTTCTCCGTCGTGTCCTTGCGTCCGTGGGTTTCTAAAAGCCCAACGATGACATGAATTCCTTCGTGTTTAAGGGCGTGTCCCTCTTCTAACATCCGGTAGGTTTTGCCTACTCCAGGAGCCATGCCAATAAATATTTTATGCTTACCCCGCCGTCGTGCCGCATAAAGCGAGTAAATTCCAGAATTTAAAGGTGCATTGCCAGTCGAACCAGTATTACTATCTGACATTTCCTTCTTGGTAGCTATAATGGCAATCCTATGACATCGGAAAACGGTGCTTTATCCATGCCCCTTATGGGTGCTGTTAGCGCTAGCGGGACGTTTAGCCCAATCCCCAATCCCCATTTATTAATTTTGCTGACGATTAATATCCTGTAAGTCAAGAGCATAATTCAGTCGGAGAACATTGACTCCTGGTTCGCCAAAAATCCATAAAAATCTGCCATCAGTATACTTGTTAATTAAACGTAGGATCTCTTCTTCTTTGACTCCCCGCGCACCAGCAACCCGCGTCAATTGCTGCCGTGCTGCTTTGAAGGAAATATGCGGATCTAAACCAGAACCAGAAGTATAAATCATATCAGCGATCGGCTGAAGATTTTCGTCTCGCAATTGATTTGCCTCTTCTAGAATCCGCTTTAATAGCTCTGGATTACTAGCAGCGAGATTGCTAGCTCCAGATATGCCAGTTGGCTTGGCTTTTTTCCCTTGGCTATATCTAACAGTACTGGGACGAGAATGGAAATATCGCTCAGATGTGAACACCTGCCCAATCAAAGCCGAACCAATTACTTCATTATTTAGATTCAGCATAATGCTGCCATTAGCTTGATAGGGTAAAAAAACTTGACCTACTACAAGGATTATCAGAGGATAGATGATTGCAGTTAACAACCAAAGCATTAGAGTTATAAAAATTGCTCTGATAGTTTCTCGAATAATAGCCATAAAAAGATTTCCAATTTCTACTCAAATTTAATTTTTAATTTTTAGTTTTAATTCTTTTACCCAATCAGAACGATATTTAAACATGCTGTTAGCAACAGCATAAATAGCTGGGGCAATTACCACATTCAAGCACAGCAGGATAGAAATAGCGAGTGGTGGGTGATGTTTACGCCATTGCGACCAAACAAAGGATATCGCCTGGATCGCATCTATCGG
Protein-coding sequences here:
- the kdpC gene encoding K(+)-transporting ATPase subunit C; protein product: MAIIRETIRAIFITLMLWLLTAIIYPLIILVVGQVFLPYQANGSIMLNLNNEVIGSALIGQVFTSERYFHSRPSTVRYSQGKKAKPTGISGASNLAASNPELLKRILEEANQLRDENLQPIADMIYTSGSGLDPHISFKAARQQLTRVAGARGVKEEEILRLINKYTDGRFLWIFGEPGVNVLRLNYALDLQDINRQQN